In one window of Photorhabdus laumondii subsp. laumondii DNA:
- a CDS encoding protein-L-isoaspartate(D-aspartate) O-methyltransferase has product MLSRAMKNLLTQLRQQGIEDERLLAAISAVPRERFVDEALAHKAYENTALPIGYGQTISQPYIVARMTELLQLTPDAKILEIGTGSGYQTAILAHLVKHVFSVERIKGLQWQAKRRLKQLDLHNVSTRHGDGWQGWPSRGLFDAIIVTAAPPYIPQELMLQLTDGGVMVLPVGEHTQILKSVKRHGNGFHSEVIEAVRFVPLVQGELA; this is encoded by the coding sequence ATGCTGAGTCGGGCAATGAAAAATTTGCTGACACAATTACGCCAGCAGGGAATAGAAGATGAACGTTTACTGGCCGCCATTTCTGCTGTGCCTAGAGAACGTTTTGTCGATGAAGCACTGGCACATAAAGCGTATGAAAATACGGCTTTGCCTATTGGTTATGGGCAAACGATTTCTCAGCCTTATATTGTTGCCCGTATGACTGAACTGCTTCAATTAACACCAGATGCTAAGATTTTGGAAATTGGTACCGGCTCTGGTTATCAGACAGCAATATTAGCGCATTTGGTCAAACATGTTTTCTCGGTAGAACGGATCAAGGGCTTACAGTGGCAGGCTAAACGGCGGTTGAAACAGCTCGATTTGCATAATGTTTCAACCCGACATGGAGATGGTTGGCAAGGATGGCCGTCGCGTGGGTTATTTGATGCTATTATTGTGACCGCAGCGCCTCCGTATATCCCACAAGAATTGATGCTTCAGCTTACTGATGGTGGAGTGATGGTTTTGCCCGTTGGCGAGCATACACAAATTCTTAAATCCGTGAAACGTCATGGCAATGGTTTTCATAGTGAAGTGATCGAAGCTGTGCGCTTTGTGCCTCTTGTGCAAGGGGAACTGGCTTAA
- the nlpD gene encoding murein hydrolase activator NlpD, which produces MKKIQRIVTCLLMGVWLVGCTNTPTRPAPITSIDQKQNSGSRYPVISSGNSAVSTPMPSSPSSMGAADSNLQGRIVYNRDYDSIPKGSYNGNTYTVKHGDTLFYIAWITGSDFRDLASKNNISEPYSLTVGQTLRTGSSGMLTTYNHNQIQTTLVDSQSTNAYPANSGKQKSVKMLPRATTSTVSNTYLESPTTTASSGNSAVSSWMWPAEGKMIESFSDTQGGNKGIDIAGSRGQSVFATAGGRVVYAGNALRGYGNLIIIKHNDDYLSAYAHNDTMLVREQQDIKAGQKIATMGSTGTSSVRLHFEIRYKGKSVNPLRYLPQR; this is translated from the coding sequence ATGAAAAAAATACAGCGGATTGTAACGTGTTTATTGATGGGAGTCTGGTTAGTCGGCTGTACAAATACACCAACTCGCCCTGCACCTATCACTAGTATTGATCAAAAACAAAACAGCGGGAGTCGTTATCCGGTAATATCTTCCGGCAATTCTGCTGTATCTACGCCAATGCCATCTTCACCTTCGTCAATGGGTGCGGCTGATAGCAATTTGCAGGGGAGAATCGTTTATAACCGTGATTATGACAGTATTCCTAAAGGTAGCTATAACGGCAATACTTATACAGTCAAACATGGTGATACTCTGTTCTATATTGCTTGGATCACAGGGAGTGATTTTCGTGATCTTGCGAGCAAAAATAATATTTCAGAACCTTACAGTTTGACGGTGGGGCAGACTTTGAGGACCGGTAGTAGCGGGATGTTAACCACTTATAACCATAATCAAATTCAAACAACCCTGGTTGATTCTCAATCAACTAATGCGTATCCTGCAAATTCCGGGAAGCAAAAGAGTGTAAAAATGTTGCCAAGGGCAACTACGTCAACAGTAAGCAATACGTATTTAGAATCACCGACGACAACCGCAAGCAGCGGAAACAGCGCTGTCAGCAGTTGGATGTGGCCGGCTGAAGGTAAAATGATTGAGAGTTTCTCTGATACCCAAGGGGGTAACAAAGGGATTGATATCGCAGGTAGCAGGGGCCAGTCAGTATTTGCAACAGCAGGTGGTCGAGTTGTCTACGCCGGAAACGCCTTACGTGGATATGGAAATCTAATAATTATAAAACATAACGATGACTACCTGAGTGCCTATGCTCATAACGATACAATGCTGGTTCGTGAGCAACAGGACATCAAGGCGGGGCAAAAAATTGCCACTATGGGTAGCACGGGTACCAGTTCTGTAAGATTACACTTTGAAATTCGTTACAAGGGAAAATCCGTAAACCCGCTGCGTTATCTTCCGCAGCGATAA